The window cagttcctctctgcaataataataataataataataataatttattatttataccccgcccatctggccgggtctccccagccactctgggcggcctccaacaatcaaaatacaatacagagtcacaaattaaaaacttccctaaacagggctgcctttaggtgttttctgaatgtcaggtagttgtttattcccttgacttctgacgggagggcgttccacagggcgggcgccactaccgagaaggccctctgcctggttccctgtagttttgcttctcgcagtgagggaaccgccagaaggccctcggcgctggatctcagtgtccgggctgaatgatgggggtggagacgctccttcaggtatacaggaccgaggccgtttagggctataaaggtcaacaccaacactttgaattgtgctcggaaacgtactgggagccaatgcagatctctcaggaccggtgttatgtggtcttggcggccactcccagtcaccagtctagctgccgcattctggattaattgcagtttccgggtcaccttcaaaggtagccccacgtagagcgcattgcagtagtccaagcgggagataaccagagcatgcaccactctgacaagacagtctgcgggcaggtagggtctcagcctgcgtaccagatggagctggtagacagccgccctggacacagaattaacctgcgcttccatggacagctgtgagtccaaaatgactcccaggctgcgcacctggtccttcaggggcacagttaccccattcaggaccagggagtcccccacacccgcccgcctcctgtcccccaaaaacagtacttctgtcttgtcaggattcaacctcaatctgttagccgccatccatcctccaacagcctccaggcactcacacaggaccttcaccgccttcactggttctgatttaaaagagaggtagagctgggtgtcatctgcatattgatgaacacccaacccaaaccccctgatgatctctcccagcggcttcatatagatattaaaaagcatgggggagaggacagaaccctgaggcaccccacaagtgagagcccaggggtctgaacactcatcccccaccaccactttctgaacacggcccaggaggaaagagcggaaccactgtataacagtgcccccagctcccaacccctctagccggtccagaaggatgttatggtcgatggtgtcaaaggccgctgagagatccagcagaaccaggaaacagctctcacctttgtccctagcccgccggagatcatcaggACAGTTGCAAGGACAGTTCTActgtctactgttatctccagacacttaagtcatcatttgccagtgcaatgcagatcagagttcacagctttacagagatgtttcatacagaaaagcttaaaaagttccTTTATGCTTAATACAGTCACTGGACCAActatacattcaggtaaatatatacaggttagctaattaactccttccatttTCAGATGCCGCCGCAAATGTGCAGCCACACATCTCTTCTGACCTTGTCGCACAGAAGCCTTCCTGTGGTGAGTCTTGCCCCCTTTGCACAAGCACGTCAGACCGGTTTGAGAGGGGTGCTGGGGGTTTGGGGTGGTGGAATTATTGGTCCATGGAAGGACGATAGCCAACGAAGCCTAGctttgggaacctttggccccccAGGAACATGAAGGTTGCCCCTCCAAGACCCACCAGGAGCAGCTCGAGACGTCCTTAGTATAGAGCGCAAGACTTGACAGGAAGAATCGGTCAGCCTCTCCTCGGAGAACTCCCGATATTTATTTGCAGGATTAAAGCCCCTACAGGGAGTTATTTCTTTGCACAAGGAATATTGCCTCAAATCGAGCGGGTACCTCAAAGCAGCCCACAGGCAGAAAGCCCGTGGGTacccaatgaagctggatgttggaagactcaggagagagaaaagaaaaggacttCTTTAtgaagcacatagttaaactgtggaactccctgccacaggaggcagcgacggCCACCATCTTGAATGGATTTAAAGCGGGATTAGacggattcatggaggaggagaggactatcgatggctcctagccaggctGGCTTTGCTCCGGCTCCACTGCAGGGGGCATCAatgtttctgaatcccagctgctggaaaccgcaggaggggagggggctcttgtgttcgaatcctgcttgtgtgtttcccatcggggcacctggttggccactgtgagaagaggatgctggactagatgggccattggcctgatccagcaccctCTTATGTTATTTGCCCACACCTAGGCAGGCACTAGGAACTTGAATTCCAGAGGGCGGGGGAAGCTGGGAGAgtctgctagccccccccccccaatttttttaaatgagactCGTGGTACCTTAAAGACTGATAATTTTGAGGCAAGCAGGTGGGTTGCCTGAATGGGACAGTCTTTTACCATGCAGCCTGAGGTTATAAAGCAGATTTAAAGCCTTCAGGTTGGAAGGTGTGGAGAAcagtcatttggggggggggcagaggagaccTGGAGGGATCACTCCCAGCGTTCTCCCTGCAAGGCATTTATTGAAACCAGCAGgacacccccacaaaaaagaggGCTTCTGTCTGgccggtacacacacacacacacacacacacctacctttgCTTTCTCAGTGTCCATTCAAGATTGCTCAGATCCCCACAGGTGTGCAGTCTACCCTCTGCGCACCAGTAATTTCATGCGCCATCTGCCTGGTCCTCCAGAGCCACTCCCTCCGAAGGGGTGGCCGTTTGGCCTTCCTTTTGGACCCTGTCGGGTGACTCCGTgtgctctctcctcctcttcctcttcttcaggaAAACAGATCCGCATCCCGTGCGAGGGCTACACGGATTACGAAGACAGCGGCATCATATACTGGCTAGCCAACGGCCGGTTTGTGTCAGAATTGTACCCAGGTGGAGAAGTGAGCGAGGGGCGCACTGAGTGAGtaccgtatttttgctccataagacgcacttttttcctcctaaaaagtaagtggaaatacctgtgcgtcttatggagcaaatggtggtccctggagctgaattgcccaggagccaaaagcagattgtgctttttattttacaaagagaaaagggagtgttgaaaggaccccgctcagcagctgatcagaaatagatcgggagagagataagagtcccggctccctttcagccccgccctcctttgttgaatgtgctgcagagggaggttgtttgtttccccaggacatgtgactggctgattagattatctgtctggaaacagtagaaatggctccttttccttaagatttttcagaaatgtgagttaaaccccataaaaatggggcttttcctctttgtttttccccctttgcaaaaggagctttgctttttcccctttgcaaaaaaagctgcaaaacctttagctgatcctcaaaaaaaaacaaccaaaaaacaaacaaaccagggcttttccctttgcaaaaaagctgcaaagcctttagctgatcctaaaaaaaaggccttttgtctttgcaaaaacagctgcaaaactttcagctgatcctcaaaaaagccagggcttttccctttggaaaaaagctgcaaaacttttagctgatgctcaaaaacaacaacaacaaacaaacagggcttttagaggaggaaaaccagaaaaatgttttttttttctgggtttcctcctctaaaaatgaggtgcgccctatggtccagtgtgtcctatggagcgaaaaatacggtaaatcctgCGGCTTCCAGGAGACCCGGCAGTCAGTCCCGTTTCACTGCAGGGGGATGAGCTAGATGGCCTtgggaccccccaaaaaaaacaccccctcTGCAGTTCTACGATTCTGAAATGTCAGAgtacctgccttgcatgcagaaggtgccaggttcagtcccccGTGGCAGCccctccagggagggctggaaaCACCTCCCCTTCTCACGCTGTGGAGAGCGAATGCTGCGCTGAGCAGTCTCGTCTGACTCCCCTCGAAGGCAGCCTCTCATGGACGGAAAGTAGGGGAAATGGTCTTCCATGTtggggaagccagtgtggtgtagtggttaagagcggtagactcgtaatctggtgaaccgggttcgcttccccgctcctccgcatgcagctgctgggtgaccttgggctagtcacacttctctgaagtctctcagccccactcacctcacagatacaggtgggtagccgtgttggtctgccatagttgaaacaagatagaaaattctttccagtagcaccttagagaccaactgagtttgttcttggtatgagctttcgtgtgcatgcacacttcttcagatacactgaaacagaagtcaccagatccttaaatatagtgagggagtggggaggggtattactcagaagggtggtgggaatgggtgatcagctgataggtgtgggaaacctgttgacgactcttaatggctgcaattagtcttgcagggaaaggcaaggggtgagatggctaaagatagctttgttatgtataatgagataagaatctaatgtctttgttcagaccaggtttctccatggttttaagtttggtgattagttgcaattcagccacttctctttccagtctatttctgaaattcctttgtattaagacagctactttgagatcttttataaaATGTCCTGGgcgactgaagtgttctcctactggtttctctgtcttgtgattcttgATATCAGacttatgtccatttatcctttggcgtagggtttggcctgtttgtccaatatagagagctgaagggcactgttggcattggATTGCATAcacacttcacagagtgtttgttgtgggggaggaagggaaaggagagtgttagtgataaagcgggatatcaaatccaaactcccccccccctcctcctcttcttcttccccatgaGCCCAGCTCTCAGGGGCCACAAGGATGAGAGGCTTTGCTCGGGGTCCAGCCTTTTTCCATGTGgcatctgcagcagcctgcctCTGCTGCTACACCTGGCCACGTTCAAGGTGGTCCAATTATCAacggctaccagccacaatggctattgcTCCATCTCCACGGCTAGAGGCAACAAAGCTTCTGAGcgcaagttgctggaaaccacagtaggggagagtggctcttgggctcagatcctgcttgctggcttcccacggACAACTGCTCAGCCACTTTGAGATCAAAGGGTTGGGGCTAGGTGGCCCACTGGCCTCACCCTGCAGACTCTCCTTATGCTCTtaggtgaaacaaaatagaaaattctttccagtagcaccttagagaccaactgagtttgttcttggtatgagctttcgtgtgcatgcacacgaaagctcataccaagaacaaactcagttggtctctaaggtgctactggaaagaattttctattttgtttcgactatggcagaccaacacggctacccacctgtaactatgctCTTAGGTGTATACGAAGCCcctaacaacttgggaccagtttacttgcaagatcaccttaccccacacgggatcagagagttggaagggacccccgagggaaatctagtccaacccccggccatgcaggaatctcaaccaaagcatccagcTGGACTGCGccgatctgtggaactggcagtgTTACAGGTGTACCTTatacctgttctgcatttgtaaggaaTCAATCTTTTGGTGTGCTAGTacttcagtgctgtcaagtatcccgttttccccgggattctcccttattttaagcagtttcccgctgctctcccttattttttatttcccttaaatttcccgtttttaatggaagcagctcctcccctgctggccagggactgggtgggaagacctcgcctacttggagagaaaagcctcagccctcaaagcaagtgggagccgtttcccgtgcttacaggggggtgtattcctccccctgcatcagcccctatccgttgccgccgagcccctcagccggccaatagggttagctggtgggcggagcctggctgcctttgagcagctgctgcttcctgtcctgttttgatgggatcagacaagaagacgatggggctccattgcgcggagcacatggccgccctcctctttgctggctgccctcctctttgctccgctccgagcctgagcccgcttggagtttacattgctgctccgcccacttttgcttctggctccgcccaccactgacatgtgactgtccccggaataggggagactgctgatcccttattttcaaaaccgaaacttgacagctatgtagtacttgcactctggaactccctgcctattgatgccAGGCAGAGATGTGCTCTTTTGGGCCTCtgcagaaaacatttttgtttagagagGCCCACCCAGAATGTTTAGAATGCCCATGTGCCTTTTGGGTCATTGCTGGCTTTTCCCAAcaatttaaatagtttttttttttttgctaataatCTCGCCATGTTGCTCAATTCGTCAGTCTCTGAGGCTTTCCCAgaaccaagcagtgtataaatttcatgcAACCGACACTAAATCCCCCCACTTTCCCCATCTCGTTCTCTCCCAAGGTCCGCCGTCTCCCTTCCAACTTATTTTttgccttctttctcttccccacccccagggagAAAGCCAAGGGCGCCGGCCTGTCCTTGAAACGGGAGCTGATCATCAACATCTTCACAAAGGAGATCCAGAAGACGACGTTTGAATGCGTCGTCCTCGATCCGGCAGGCGCAGCGCGAAAGGCCGTCAACTGGAAGCCGAAGAGTTTCAGGAATCAGCGTGGCAAAGTCCCAGAGCAgatggacagcagcagcaccctttaAGGACTTTTGAGCAAGAGCTTCAGAGGTAAGCAGAGCCCTtgggctggagggcagaggagCAGGCAGCTCTCCTAAGTGCCCCCAAACTCTTTGCACCTTCCAATTGCAAGAATTGTGAGCCCGAGGTCCTGCCTAGAAGAGGAAGGGCTGGACCTGTGAAACACCACATTTCTCTCCAAGCAGATGATCCTTGGATCATGCACTATGCAAAAGTGTTTGCTGGCCACTCACAGCAACGCTGTCCGTCCCCCCCAGGCTTTCCAGCTGTAAAGGTCTTTAAGCAGATGGTTCACCTGTCAGGGATAcattagctgcgattcctgcattgctggggctAGGACAAGTTGGCCCCTGGCAGTCCCTTCCCGCTCTCTACAATTCTAAATGCAAAACGGCAAGGCGCCACCTTTGTGCCTGTTTGTGGGCGATTccgagagagagaagcagctgcaATTGTTGTTGGCAGTCCCAGGTGGAGTAGCAGGACTTTCTCCGACAAGATATGATCCAGTTACACCAGCAATGAGTTGATCTTGCACTCCTCTGACGCTCTGCGTTGTACTGACACAGGCCTACAGCCTGACATTGTGGCCTCATTATTTCCAGCCAAAAATATACACCGCTTGTTAAAAAAATACCCACAAAGTGGTTTTCATGCATAtgcgtgtttgtgtgtctgtgtgtgtgtgtgtgtgtgtgtgtgtgtgtgagagagagagagagagagagagagaatgaattgtAGTGTTATAAGGCACCCAATGGGTCATTTAAGCCTCTCCAACCTACCggtatttttcttcctttattggtaccttggttcccaaacagcttggctcccgaacgccgcaaactcggaaatgagtgttctggtttgcgaacatttttcggaagccgaacatccgacacagcttccgattgagtgcaggaagctcctgcagccaatcggaagtggCGCCTTGCTTTTTTAACTGTTTCatgagtcgaacggactcccggagcagattaagtctgagaaccaaggtaccacactGTACAGCGGTATAATagccaggcttccccaacctggtgccctgtagatgttttgaactacaactcccatcagccccatgttgggcaaaagctTGCTTTGTACGGACAGGAGAAATCGCCTCCTCCCTACATCTGATGTGGTGGGCTCAGGCCAGTGGCATCTTGTGCTACATATAGTAAAGGTAactaggtccagtcacagacgactctggggttgcagcgctcatctcgctctataagccgagggagccggcgtttgtccgcagagagcttccgggtcatgtggccagcatgactaagctgcttctgccgaaccagagcagttcacggaaacgccgtttaccttcccgccggagcggtacctatttatctacttgcactttgacgtgctttcgaactgctaggtgggcaggagctgggaccgagcaacgggagctcaccccgtcattgcggggattcgaactgccgaccttctcatcggcaagccctaggctcagtggttcagaccacagcgccatccgcgtcctgCTACATATAGTAGCTGCTCTGAAAACCAACCCTCTTTCTGTATTTCGCGGTTCCGCAGGGACACAAGGGGCAGGAGGTCAGCGGTGCGGAACAGCAGGAAAACGAATGGGACATCGAGGGCGTGGGAAAGGTAGCAAAATGCCATTCCTTCCTGGAGGATTTTAAACCTCACCCATACAGCTCCAAGCAGTATGTAGAACTGTGTTAAATAAAAGCTAAAGGTATCCTCTTTATGCTCTAGCTTGAACAAGTGGACGGCTTCCGCTCGTTTTTTCCTGTTGCCTTTGTCGTCTTGCCTCCACTCCCAGGAGGAGCCTGAAATATAACGCTTTTAAGTAGATTCGCACCCCAAGCTCCTTCCCCTGGTGGAggatgtgctctgtcactgagccaaGGTCCTCTTTGGACAGATGTGCACGGGCTTCATTCATATGTGAAATCCTGTTCTCGTTGGCTTCCAGTTTGGGGGCCGGGCCCATCGCACAGGGCCAGTTTGGTCTTAGAAAGATGTAAGAGTCGGGGACAAGGGAGACCCATGTTCTCCCTTGCACCAAGATCCTCCTCTGAGGTCTTGCTCCTGCAAAACTGGGCAGCGCCTTCCCTGGAAAGAGGCCCTGCCTTTGGACCACAAAACAAACAGGTGGTGGTAGGTGTACCCGTCTCAGGTGTTTGCGAAGATCCGAGTCTATTTCAGCCTGACTTCAGGGTGGGAACTGTCCTGGCTACCCTGCTGGAGAACCTGGACAAGGCAAGGAATGGAGAATGCAACAGTCTTAGTTCTCGGCAACAAAATCCTCCTGGGCCACTCGTGTGGGGCGGGGTGGCAGAGGGCTCTGTCCCACTGTCGGGGTTCAGGCAGGCCCCAGGTGGCGGGGAGGCAGAGGCAGCTCTGGTCTTGCGGGGGGACGAGACTGTGCTGTAGGGCCTTG of the Lacerta agilis isolate rLacAgi1 chromosome 4, rLacAgi1.pri, whole genome shotgun sequence genome contains:
- the IL18BP gene encoding interleukin-18-binding protein; protein product: MSSATGLRHQARCLLLALICSGTSFQDAAANVQPHISSDLVAQKPSCGKQIRIPCEGYTDYEDSGIIYWLANGRFVSELYPGGEVSEGRTEEKAKGAGLSLKRELIINIFTKEIQKTTFECVVLDPAGAARKAVNWKPKSFRNQRGKVPEQMDSSSTL